A DNA window from Vigna unguiculata cultivar IT97K-499-35 chromosome 10, ASM411807v1, whole genome shotgun sequence contains the following coding sequences:
- the LOC114165096 gene encoding uncharacterized protein LOC114165096: MRTISKGAIILFSIMMLLFDTTYSVVLESDENHIKSATFLSENFEVGPGKIVVKTLLDIDFPRGHIGVKSFDVEVVDEDGNSVPLYETYLHHWFAVKYIENITMSEYIKQSHDLRNGIEFERNDGACQGFLLPHYWGLGAESRGTSSNLPDPFAVELGNPTKIKHGFKEKWLFSIMVIDTRGTQDRKGCTECRCKLMNLPKDFYNVTTGINGQLLPRNYKGGLFCCQDNVQCKLRNGFRGPTRKLSLRYKIKWVDWDEHQVPLKFYILDSTDRVRSNGSTPIHDCQAEYTIPRNHDNDIPHVKKANIPMTKGGYLIYGTAHMHTGVVNVTLYGQDGRVLCTSSPKYGTGKEAGNEKGYLVGMSVCYPKLGSIKIEDGEILTLESVYENKFRTGAMGHFYIYLAEQMPNKYSKEI; the protein is encoded by the exons ATGAGGACTATCTCTAAAGGagcaataattttattttcaataatgatGTTGCTCTTTGACACAACTTACTCAGTTGTTTTAGAGTCTGATGAAAATCATATAAAGTCAGCTACTTTCTTGtctgaaaattttgaagtgGGACCAGGAAAAATTGTGGTGAAAACACTATTAGATATTGACTTTCCAAGGGGACACATTGGGGTCAAGAGTTTTGATGTTGAAGTAgttgatgaagatggtaattCAGTACCTTTGTATGAAACTTACCTTCATCATTGGTTTGctgtaaaatatattgaaaacatTACCATGTCAGAGTACATTAAACAATCTCACGACCTTCGCAATGGTATCGAATTCGAAAGAAATGATGGTGCATGCCAAGGTTTTTTGCTTCCACATTATTGGGGCTTGGGAGCAGAATCACGAGGAACATCTTCAAATCTTCCAGATCCTTTTGCAGTTGAATTAGGTaatcctacaaaaataaagcatggatttaaagaaaaatggttGTTTAGCATCATGGTTATTGATACACGTGGAACACAAGATAGAAAAGGTTGTACAGAGTGTAGGTGTAAGCTTATGAATCTCCCAAAGGACTTTTACAATGTCACAACGGGCATTAACGGTCAATTGTTGCCTAGAAATTATAAAGGAGGACTCTTTTGTTGTCAAGATAACGTACAATGCAAATTAAGAAATGGTTTTCGTGGCCCAACAAGAAAGCTTTCCCTGAGATACAAAATAAAGTGGGTTGATTGGGATGAACACCAAGTGCCTCTTAAGTTCTATATACTTGATTCAACTGATCGTGTAAGATCAAATGGTTCTACACCAATTCATGATTGTCAG GCAGAGTATACGATCCCGAGAAATCATGACAATGACATCCCTCATGTTAAGAAAGCAAACATCCCAATGACAAAAGGTGGTTATCTTATATATGGCACTGCTCATATGCACACTGGTGTTGTCAATGTTACTCTATATGGACAg GATGGAAGGGTTTTATGCACTTCAAGTCCAAAATACGGAACTGGAAAAGAAGCGGGAAATGAAAAGGGTTACCTAGTTGGAATGTCAGTTTGTTATCCTAAACTCGGTTCTATAAAGATCGAAGATGGTGAAATTCTAACGCTAGAATCAGTATATGAAAACAAGTTTCGTACCGGAGCTATGGGGCATTTCTACATTTACTTGGCAGAACAAATGCCAAACAAGTATTCGAAGGAAATATGA